The nucleotide sequence GCCTACACCACACGAGCCATCTCAGACTTGCAAAGTATCACCGCGTCTTCGCCCCTGAGGGTTAAGAgcggccaggctgggtcagaccaaaggtccatcgagcccaatgtcctgtctgccgacactGGTCAATgctgggtgccccagagggaatgaacagagcagggaatcaccaAGGGATCCATCCCAGCtgccacggagtgtgggggagtcagggccctgcacctccactccctgcgattcaccgtgactctcagccagccagtaacacaggtGGTTTATTAGACAATAGGAACACAGTCCCGAGCAGGGCCTGTAGGTACAACCAGgccccctcagccaggtccctctggggagcaaggagcttagaccccagacttggggttcttgcctcttcccagccagccccaaactgaaaccaaaacccctccagccggctctcccctttgtccagcttccctgcccaccccccttcctggctcaggtcctgtccctcacctaaagtcaccccctgctctcccatcccccgtgCAGatagtcccagtaaaactaaacgacATTCCCCGGTCAATccgccccgctccctcctgcGTCACACCAGCGTCCTGCAAATGATTCCTTCTGAGTCATTGCGTCTATGACCGTTCTCGAGGGCCAGCACGTGTTTcccccagggtgctgacaacACGCAcggcaagaacacacccttgtgCGCCTTTAGTGTTGCAACCTGCAACACTCGGGAATGAAATGAGGCATCTTTGCTCCTTCAAGGATCCCACGCCTCTCCCTTTATatcagtcacagctctgccaagctgctccaacGACTCCCTCCATCATCCAGTTACAGCTGTACCTGGGCACGCCGCTGGAGGGCGTGCGGATAAATGCTGGGATTCCCATCTCTGAACACAACACAAACAGTGGCAAGTTCTCTTAGTCCTTCCTCATCTGTTATAAATTTGTAGATTTTATGGCCAAAGGGAGTACGGTTGTCtactctgaccttctgcataacaccgACCGTAGCGTTTTCTGCTGTACCTTTTGTATTGAGTCGAACACCTTGCGTTAGACTAAATCATCACCCacaaaggcatccagtcttgacttgaaGACTCCCAAGAGAAGGCGAATCCCGTTTCCTCGGTAGCACAGTAACCATTGCACCATCCTTACTGCACCATGGTCAGGGGTTAGAGGGCAGAGTGAAGGTGATGTTGCCAGGATGGTATGAACTTTCACgcttcatttcctggttttcagagctcTACAATTAGTCACTGTCCACGTTCTGGAAGGACACACGGCAGCCATTGGCAACCCTAAGTGAATTCCCTGAGCCTagactatctttttttttttttttggttcagggtGTGAGTCTTCGCACCTTGTAAGCGTGTGACCAAGTGAAGTGTGCTGCCAGGTTCGAAAGTACAGACCAAGTCGTCATCTGCCAGTGGATATTAGAGCACTGTAAAATATTGCTCTTAGCCCAGAAATTGTGGTTTCGATGGGCACAACGCCCCAGAGGAGCTCCTGCAGAATGCAGGAAAAATGCATCACACGCATCACATCTCTGAACCCCACCAACTCTTCCCACCTTCTGTGTGACTCTGTTTTTCGCTTGTCCTCTCTTTCTCGGAAAGAAGCAGGTGgtttccctgctggctgccatcTTCACCTGCTAGGCCATGGAGCTACAGTCTCAGTGTTTTAAGGACTCCCCTGTGAGGATGATTGTCTGGCAGGTTGTTTTCCCATCAGAGATGGGGTTTGTTTAATCCCTCTTTAAGCAGAACGGCCTACACGTTTGAGCCTCCTTGGCGCTAGCCTCAGCATATTGCTAGGTTAAAATGGCCTTgggttaaaataataatacatttgtgAGCAATCCCCTTGAGCTCACCTGATATCCTTTCCCCATGCAGAGTTTCCAGTTTTCCCACCTGATGAGGTCTCTCAGCCTCAACAAGACAGAGACccgtgggtcccagatctccatgattcagaggaaagcgagatcctgagCGGTACCTGCCCAAGGGAGGAATCATTCAGCCAATTCGAAATCTGTCCGTGGCTGAAGGAAACAGCTGAAATGCCCGACAGAGACATTGGGAGTTCTCAGAGTTCAGGATTGTCCCCAGCAGGTATGTATCCTCCGGGCAGATGTCGCTCGTGACTTCCTACCTATCCTGTGCGACACCTGGCAGTAGCTTCCTCCTTCACCTCCCTTCCCCTGAGTGCTTCGATGGGATTTACAGGCAGAATTGATCCCCCCTACCCCGTGGGAAagaattttggggaaattcagtccCTGAGTTATGTCCATCTTTCCAGCCCTTCTTTggttgaccaggatggtgatagtgaccatgaaatgctcagggagattagagaggctgtaAAAATAATCTCAGTAATGGGACATTTCAGCTATCCCCATGTTGAGTGGGTCCATGTCACCTCAGGCcgggatgcagagagaaagtttctggacaccataaatgactgtttcttgaagcagctagtcctggaacccaccagagaagAGGCAatccttgatttagtcctaagtggagccaaggatctggtccaagaggtgaatgtagctggaccacttggtaatagcgcccataatataattaaattcaacatccctgtggaagggggaaaacaCCAAAGAACCCCACcatagtagcatttaatttcagaaaggggaccGGCACCCACATGAGGACGTTGGTTtaccagaaattaaaaggtacggtctcaaaagagaaatgcaaactgcatggaaacttaaAAACACGACAGTGGAAGCCCGAATTAAATGTGtcctaaatttaaaaaacaaacaaacctagtAAGGCGACCAAGAAAGTGCCGCCGTGTCTAACCTACGAAGTAAAAGaagctgttagaggcaaaaaaggaagtaaaatcctactgaggaaaatagaaaggaacagaaaCTGTGGAAAGCCACGGGAACCGTGCctttgtgggtcacaactgacaatacccaaattcaggacaaactgctgagaaatagggcagagatACCCCAAAACAGGAGGTTATTTTCCCCTGAGAGATACCAGACCAGCAACAGAAGTAAACTTTCGTTTCACCACCCTGGCTAACAAGAAGGCAGAACAGtagtttccttgggaattccagtcccTTGTGTCACCAACAAAAACACTAGActagaaatgagtggttctttaaaaccaatttaatcaaataagaggttcttctgatcccaaaggactagCCCCACACACGGgtcaaatcagatcttacccaaaaatcacactgCTGCTAATCCTTTAggatctaaaatctaaaggtttatttatagaaagaaagaagagagttaaggatcattaaaaagggatagagaataagatagagaatatcttattgcccttatataaatccatggtacgcccatatctcgaatactgcatacagatgtggtctcctcatctcagaaaaagatatactggtactagaaaaggttcagaaaagggctactaaaatgattaggggtttggagagggtcccatatgaggagagattaaagaggctaggtctcttcagcttggaaaagaggggactaaggggggatatgatagaggtctataaaatcatgagtgatgttgagaaagtggataaggaaaagttatttacttattcttgtaatacaagaactaggggtcaccaaatgaaattaataggcagcaggtttaaaacaaataaaaggaagttcttcttcatgcagcgcacagtcaacttgtggaactccttacctgaggaggttgtgaaggctaggactaacagcgtttaaaagagaactggatacataacatggaggttaagtccatgaatggctattagccaggatgggtaaggaatgatgtccctagcctctgttcgtcagaggatggagatggatggcaggagagagatcacttgatcattgcctttaggttcactccctctggggcacctggcattggccactgtcggtagacaggatactaggctgggtggacctttggtctgatctggtacggccgttcttatgttcttggttcagacttgtagcagtgatggaataaacttctggcttgataagtctctgGCTGCTTCTAGATAACTGGACGGTCCTCAGTCCCTGAGTCCCAtcagtataagtccatagtccagaggtttgagtaGGAACAGAGTGGAGCAGGATAGAGACACGGTGGAGGTGTTCCaaggccttttatagcttctgccacgtggagggaaacccatggcttcaaacaaagccctctgcacagctagtggaaaattacaggtccaagatggagtttggagtcacgtgGCAATGCCTGACTTCACTTAGTCCTGGCAGGAAAGTCCATTAAGAATAGggtgctcaaggcaggactaatccccagatagatttttgccccaaatccctaaatggcccccctcaaggagtcagctcacaaccctgggtttagcaggccaatgcgcaaaccactgagctgtccctccctcctTTAATGGGCCATGCAATTTGCATAGTCCCTCCAGGATGCGCTGGCTAACTACCgtgtgggtgttaccccaggagcaaacgtttgaaatacaggtagagccaatattcataactacaTGCATGCTAAGAGCATAATCATCTTCAGCAAACCATAGCCTTTCCAAAGACATCTTCCGTGCCCCG is from Mauremys reevesii isolate NIE-2019 linkage group 12, ASM1616193v1, whole genome shotgun sequence and encodes:
- the LOC120375431 gene encoding zinc finger protein 250-like; amino-acid sequence: MQENYETVTSLEFPVFPPDEVSQPQQDRDPWVPDLHDSEESEILSGTCPREESFSQFEICPWLKETAEMPDRDIGSSQSSGLSPAGNKAPF